One genomic window of Arachis hypogaea cultivar Tifrunner chromosome 8, arahy.Tifrunner.gnm2.J5K5, whole genome shotgun sequence includes the following:
- the LOC112704978 gene encoding uncharacterized protein: MVLEDYRLTPKLARARRMSILRSKRLNHTLNVNDVLRYSFSDFLDTSPKDHSSQVVLPHKRTSSAVSNDSISRFISTEKGHSSCTGHQMFKVNFHDPVNLSSNISSSRDKKKVTLKGTCSSTKAIVNPSDNMLSAKATFVDSTSIRTPLLDVTNGWNNSSRYKSCILSNTNANLQKDKSHKPTYVDGADYLFCNNKIITSSTMNNNLESCIIHNHKRFTKQTDTIIREVCRSNNELFTSSVHDLGQSSKNANNVIHDSNVSDLYHHEVVDVFDDINLESDYSIDFQDDNVIDESATAYEIDSLVIDEEAFWDAGDPSHTCIYCKALMWDHERLSKSINSVTPHFGLCCMDGKVELPLMKQAPDNLKALYFLDDEMGRYFRKNIRAFNAMFSFTSMAGKINHKINNGSGPPSFILSGQNYHSIGSLIPQANEKLRFAQLYIYDTDNEIHNRISAVLPVSSVGNLEHDIVCMLKNMLDEHNPLAQSFRYARDRFTESHSLDMKLKLIRRREKDGRRYNLPTASEVAALVVGDIDDSLLDRDIILETKSKQLKKIDVIHPLYLALQYPLIFPYGEDGYRTGILAASRYNVDGSKKRNTISMREFFAFRLQMRSSESPILLNSRRLFQQFLVDAYTMVESERLSFLRFNQLKLRVEKYKLLHESLVRGEADAVSSGQRIILPSTFTGGPRYMFNNCKDAFALCKHFEDRPDITSRVFKIKLNNLIRDFKYGDIFGKISGYVCTIEFQKRGLPHAHILLFMHPLSKPRSPDDIDKLISAQIPDKRRRPKLYAAVEKFMVHGPCGKYNKNSPCMVNGLCSKYFPKQFRQRTVVDEAGFPKYCRPKNGRTIIKKGATLDNSFIVPYNPTLLLRYGCHINVEHTCQTSAIKYLFKYVHKGNDRVTASFYQTSVNGNAPPIVDEINNYYDCRYISACEAAWRLYGYDIQVKEPAVIRLPFHLPDENPVIFKEYEGIQDVLSRVDAKFTKLQAWFVVNKYFPLARSLTYCEFPQKFVWKDDISMWIPRKQGYSIGRLTHVPRGNGEDYYLRLLLNIQKGCTSFEEIRTVDGVTHNTFKEACYALGLLQDDKEFIDAILEASTWASANYVRDLFVMLLISNNIACPDFVLERCYKELSEDILFEQRRIHHVQDLHLSDEHIMNLTLAKIEDKMQANGRSLKEFPAMPYPSLDLFHGLEDRLLLDEVNFDRSLLKQQYMQSLKTMTDEQRSAFDTIVDSVNNDRGGFFFLYGYGGTGKTFIWNTLSAYLRCGGNIVLNVASSGIASLLLPNGPTAHSRFKIPLSINEDSICNIKPGTPLCKLICKAKLIIWDEAPMLSKYCYEALDKSLKDILRFQPSFNPNLPFGGKVVVLGGDFRQILPVIPMGSRQDIVQACISSSYLWDFCTVLKLSKNMRLTVGGMVEVDDDIKAFADWLIQIGNGLAGDSTDGESEVVIPKDILIDDTDDGFQNLVTFVYTGLLMNLDNINYFKERTILAPTLEVVHEVNNTIMEFINSDEKVYLSSDSLCAEEGNMEYELDAITTDVLNSINCSGLPNHQLKLKIGVPVMLLRNIDQSNGLCNGTRLQVRRLGNHVIECNILTGDKCGEVVLIPRMNMAPNNETLPFRFQRRQFPLVVSFAMTINKSQGQTLSKVGLYLPRPVFTHGQLYVALSRVKSREGLRVLIKNNGSLSDDSTLNVVYREVFQNL, encoded by the exons ATGGTACTAGAAGACTATCGATTGACTCCCAAGCTTGCAAGAGCAAGGCGAATGAGCATTTTAAGAAGCAAGAGGTTGAACCATACTTTGAATGTCAATGATGTTCTTAGATATAGTT TTTCTGATTTTCTTGATACATCTCCAAAAGATCATTCATCTCAAGTCGTGCTTCCTCACAAGAGAACTTCTTCAGCTGTTTCAAATGACAGTATTAGTCGCTTCATATCAACTGAGAAAGGTCATTCAAGTTGTACAG GTCACCAAATGTTTAAAGTGAATTTTCATGATCCTGTGAATTTGAGTTCTAATATCTCCAGCAGTCGAGATAAGAAAAAAGTTACATTAAAGGGAACATGTTCCTCAACAAAAGCTATCGTTAATCCCTCTGATAATATGCTGTCTGCTAAAGCAACATTCGTTGATTCTACCAGCATCAGAACTCCTTTGTTAGATGTTACAAATG GTTGGAATAATAGCAGCAGATATAAATCATGTATCCTTAGTAACACTAATGCAAATTTACAAAAGGATAAAAGTCATAAACCTACCTACGTTGATGGTGCTGATTATCTGTTTtgcaacaataaaataataacctCTTCAACCATGAATAATAATTTGGAGAG TTGTATTATACATAATCATAAGAGATTCACCAAGCAAACAGATACAATTATCAGAGAAGTATGCAGAAGTAACAACGAGCTATTTACATCTTCTGTTCATGACCTTGGACAGTCTTCTAAAAATGCAAATAATGTAATTCATGATTCCAATGTATCAGATTTATATCATCATGAAG TTGTTGATGTATTCGATGACATTAATTTAGAAAGTGATTACTCTATTGATTTTCAAGACGACAATGTCATtg atGAAAGTGCGACTGCATACGAGATTGACAGCTTAGTTATTGATGAAGAAG ctTTTTGGGATGCGGGTGATCCTTCTCATACATGTATATATTGCAAAGCTTTGATGTGGGATCATGAGAGACTTTCAAAGAGTATCAATAGTGTCACTCCTCATTTTGGTTTGTGCTGTATGGATGGCAAAGTTGAGTTGCCCCTAATGAAACAGGCCCCAGATAATCTAAAAGCATTGTATTTTTTGGACGATGAAATGGGCCGATACTTTCGAAAAAACATAAGGGCATTTAATGCAATGTTTTCATTCACATCAATGGCTGGCAAGATTAACCATAAAATTAACAATGGTTCCGGTCCGCCGTCATTTATTTTGAGTGGCCAGAACTATCACTCAATCGGAAGTCTTATTCCACAAGCAAATGAAAAACTAAGATTTGCACAGCTCTACATTTATGATACGGACAACGAGATTCATAACAGAATTAGTGCTGTtct cccAGTAAGTTCGGTGGGTAATCTTGAACATGATATAGTTTGTATGCTGAAAAATATGCTAGATGAGCATAATCCTTTGGCACAGTCGTTCCGTTATGCTCGGGATAGATTCACCGAGTCACATTCTCTTGATATGAAGTTAAAACTGATTAGGCGTAGGGAAAAAGATGGTCGGCGATACAACTTGCCTACTGCATCAGAAGTTGCAGCATTGGTAGTTGGTGACATTGATGATTCTTTATTGGACAGAGATATCATATtggaaaccaaatcaaaacaACTAAAGAAGATTGATGTTATCCATCCATTGTATTTGGCTTTGCAGTATCCTCTTATTTTTCCATATGGTGAGGATGGATATAGAACAGGCATCTTAGCAGCTTCTCGATACAATGTTGACGGTTCAAAGAAGAGGAATACAATAAGCATGAGGGAATTCTTTGCATTTCGACTGCAAATGAGGTCATCTGAGTCACCAATTCTGCTTAACTCCCGTAGGTTGTTCCAACAGTTCTTGGTTGATGCATATACTATGGTAGAGTCTGAGCGTCTTAGTTTTCTTCGTTTCAACCAACTAAAGTTGAGGGTTGAAAAGTACAAGTTATTGCATGAGTCTTTAGTTAGAGGTGAAGCAGATGCTGTTTCAAGTGGTCAAAGAATAATTCTCCCAAGCACTTTTACGGGTGGACCTAGATACATGTTTAATAATTGCAAGGATGCATTTGCTCTTTGCAAGCATTTTG AAGATCGTCCTGATATTACATCAAGAGTCTTTAAGATTAAGCTAAACAACTTAATCAGAGATTTTAAGTATGGTGATATTTTTGGAAAGATTTCTGGAT ATGTATGCACTATTGAATTTCAGAAGAGGGGTCTTCCTCATGCTCATATTTTGTTGTTCATGCATCCTCTTTCAAAACCTAGGTCTCCTGATGATATAGATAAGTTAATATCGGCACAAATACCCGATAAACGTCGAAGGCCTAAGTTATATGCTGCTGTTGAGAAATTCATGGTTCATGGTCCATGTGGCAAGTATAACAAGAATAGTCCTTGCATGGTAAATGGTTTGTGCTCCAAATATTTTCCCAAACAATTTAGACAACGTACTGTTGTTGATGAAGCTGGGTTCCCAAAGTATTGTAGGCCAAAAAATGGTCGCACCATAATAAAAAAGGGTGCAACTCTTGATAACTCTTTTATTGTCCCGTACAACCCAACTTTGTTATTAAGGTATGGTTGTCACATTAATGTTGAGCATACTTGCCAAACTTCTGCCATCAAATATTTATTCAAGTATGTTCACAAAGGAAATGATCGTGTTACTGCTTCATTCTACCAGACATCAGTTAATGGTAATGCTCCTCCTATTGTCGATGAGATTAACAACTATTATGATTGTAGATACATTTCTGCATGTGAAGCTGCTTGGAGATTATATGGTTATGATATTCAAGTTAAGGAGCCTGCTGTTATCAGACTTCCATTTCACCTACCAGATGAGAATCCTGTTATTTTCAAGGAATACGAGGGTATTCAGGATGTCCTTAGTCGTGTTGATGCGAAGTTCACTAAATTACAAGCATGGTTTGTTGTGAATAAATATTTTCCATTGGCTAGGTCATTGACCTATTGTGAGTTTCCACAGAAATTTGTATGGAAGGACGATATTTCAATGTGGATTCCAAGGAAACAAGGTTATTCTATTGGTAGGTTGACACATGTTCCTAGAGGTAATGGCGAGGATTATTATCTTAGACTTCTTCTCAACATTCAGAAAGGTTGCACCAGTTTTGAGGAAATACGCACTGTTGATGGTGTTACACACAACACTTTCAAAGAAGCATGCTATGCACTAGGTCTCTTGCAAGACGACAAAGAATTTATTGATGCTATTCTTGAAGCAAGTACTTGGGCTTCAGCCAACTATGTTCGTGACCTTTTTGTCATGCTTCTGATATCAAACAACATAGCATGTCCAGATTTTGTTTTAGAAAGATGCTATAAAGAATTATCTGAGGATATTTTATTTGAGCAAAGAAGAATTCATCATGTTCAAG aTCTTCATTTGTCTGACGAGCATATCATGAACTTGACCCTTGCAAAAATTGAAGACAAGATGCAAGCTAATGGAAGGTCTCTTAAAGAGTTTCCAGCGATGCCCTACCCATCATTAGATCTTTTTCATGGTTTAGAAGATCGCTTATTGTTGGACGAGGTTAATTTTGATCGTTCTTTGCTTAAGCAGCAATATATGCAATCTCTAAAGACCATGACAGATGAGCAACGATCTGCATTTGACACCATTGTTGATTCCGTAAACAATGATCGCGGCGGATTTTTCTTTCTATATGGTTATGGTGGTACTGGCAAGACGTTCATCTGGAATACTCTTTCTGCTTATCTTAGATGTGGTGGGAACATTGTTCTTAATGTTGCTTCAAGTGGCATTGCTTCTTTACTACTTCCTAATGGTCCTACTGCTCACTCAAGATTTAAAATACCGTTAAGCATCAATGAGGACTCGATATGCAACATAAAGCCGGGAACACCTCTTTGTAAACTtatttgtaaagcaaagcttattATATGGGATGAGGCACCAATGTTAAGTAAGTATTGTTACGAAGCTCTTGACAAGTCTCTAAAAGACATTCTTCGCTTTCAGCCATCGTTTAATCCAAACCTTCCATTTGGTGGCAAAGTTGTTGTACTTGGCGGAGACTTCAGGCAGATTCTTCCAGTAATACCTATGGGTTCACGGCAAGATATTGTGCAAGCATGCATTAGTTCATCTTATCTATGGGATTTTTGCACAGTCTTAAAGCTTTCAAAGAATATGAGGCTTACTGTTGGTGGTATGGTTGAAGTTGATGATGATATCAAAGCTTTTGCAGATTGGTTAATTCAAATTGGGAATGGATTGGCAGGTGATTCAACAGATGGTGAGTCAGAAGTAGTCATCCCTAAAGACATACTTATTGATGATACTGATGATGGGTTTCAGAATTTGGTTACATTTGTCTACACAGGGTTATTGATGAACTTGGATAACATTAATTATTTCAAGGAGCGTACGATTCTGGCACCCACTCTTGAAGTTGTCCATGAGGTCAATAACACAATTATGGAATTTATTAATAGTGATGAAAAAGTTTATCTTAGTTCAGACTCATTATGTGCTGAAGAGGGCAACATGGAATACGAGTTGGATGCTATTACAACTGATGTTCTAAATTCGATAAATTGCTCAGGTTTGCCCAACCATCAGTTGAAACTCAAAATTGGTGTACCTGTGATGCTTCTAAGGAATATAGACCAAAGCAATGGACTTTGCAATGGTACTCGATTACAGGTTCGTAGACTTGGAAATCATGTAATTGAATGCAACATCTTGACGGGAGACAAGTGTGGTGAAGTAGTTCTCATTCCACGCATGAATATGGCTCCGAATAATGAAACTCTACCTTTCAGGTTTCAACGTAGACAATTTCCTTTGGTAGTCTCTTTTGCAATGACCATAAATAAATCTCAAGGTCAAACTTTGAGCAAAGTTGGTTTATACTTACCTAGACCTGTTTTTACACACGGACAATTATATGTTGCGTTGTCTAGGGTGAAGTCTAGAGAGGGTTTGAGAGTTTTGATAAAGAATAATGGATCACTAAGTGATGATTCTACCTTAAATGTTGTGTATAGGGAAGTTTTTCAGAATCTCTAA